The Megachile rotundata isolate GNS110a chromosome 8, iyMegRotu1, whole genome shotgun sequence genome has a segment encoding these proteins:
- the LOC100880249 gene encoding uncharacterized protein LOC100880249 isoform X3 has translation MAKNVKTLQGGTELKNNSFKSKINEETKERIEIVSTSTVSTSPKVNHIDNALIKNLNEDDSIISKEEFINLPQKDMETVWNEDVNVPSTLFPNSQCLVMQRLDEQERISMTLAESIVTVQLDQFRLTEQEQSKSTDSHNEADNEWDSVNGISNLPKSDSDLSNQVSSKQCHDNNNNNAKSKSQSTVETKKAMQKTTKVNTKKLNEQKTKKQSGNSLKEPYDISKQGSKSKDDLLNLCNDENKTSTSTGEPKKISVGISPKFIDKYNEVNGYNKQLIMGKGTRTKEQQVFKPHFSTFNDSGNNSRSSIGGLDDKSKSVATKLKVSRNESDKKGNELDDTKKCHKVQIARTQSYNYQYIRSKPSVKSQQQQQRYLKNVIKSEETSSIKNTSDCNNTASTSIENSSKKKCESQQSITNKQVSDIHSTHSISGKSIKNSNVPECSIGERNAGKSSSVSCKRNYQNLANAKNIVERNVKDDQTHTQKFKRDSNVYRRSSTVIPTFFKDLSGHAKTEDSKKNVSDNNSAKDYKVKAVSTADAKVHCESEGSRVSVYSHKTSNGASNINKTDTLDSSTVNNVQSVKSLNSCSDNTKDSIIVNVSQELQVSQVSCNKTEVQFVKTEQENTSNNNSNNKTSTSNSDTKSVKFSDNVQEINVMHRSTPSYSDNSMHQNKIPINPFYSNLQNTSNTSDAQQMENHQNVQNKSYFDNNAAQYSNTTTNMQHTERDLQLLDVVQQKPEQTSHMTPQNVLPQNNSNTSIVMGNRLPYQSMPAMYLNQYNNTQNVPRKTADSTIISQNALISSTASYNVESQNVLQNDPSNILMHNTQTSVLPPPGFHNHPVTTQHNQWNVPFPDMFLFGNMMNPVPPMNVQLQNSRHVCGTDYNNIQQTGYLQHPMFYVPPICMQSWNPLLQYPAPLFQNSPYANCNTYPNQVLSSPNLVDSANCPVSTSIQNNTYKHFQPVQQIENPPNFSVPVKLDSYMGNIQGCKSNNIRMKDNSMDTHARVNQYRAPLPNEYQNCSQDGQLMVPFSYGIAMDSMARNCPPNVHMQMSQKYAPHALTTANYQRMPETCSPFQNNQDSHNRKDDVSKNDSDCIPPMVSPRECMYYGVNYSRKTDTVQHSSLRSDMKPVTYNIHSVNNQHYVPQYQRNNAIYHNSTPKELSTRVTMGRGIRKTMDQ, from the exons ATGGCTAAAAA CGTAAAAACGCTTCAAGGTggaacagaattaaaaaataattcattcaaaagtaaaataaatgaagaaacAAAAGAAAGAATTGAAATTGTTTCAACTAGCACCGTTTCAACTAGTCCCAAAGTAAATCACATTGATAACGCTctaattaaaaacttaaatGAAGACGATAGTATTATAAGTAAagaagaatttattaatttacctcAAAAAGACATGGAGACTGTTTGGAATGAAGATGTTAATGTACCTAGTACattgtttccaaattctcagtgtTTGGTTATGCAAAGATTGGATGAGCAGGAGAGGATAAGTATGACCTTGGCAGAGAGTATTGTTACAGTTCAGCTAGATCAATTTAGGCTTACCGAACAGGAACAAAGTAAATCAACTGATTCCCATAATGAAGCTGATAACGAATG GGATAGCGTTAATGGTATCTCTAACTTGCCAAAGTCGGACAGCGATTTAAGTAATCAAGTAAGTTCAAAGCAGTGTCAcgacaacaataataataatgcaaAATCTAAAAGTCAATCCACAGTAGAAACAAAGAAGGCCATGCAAAAAACAACAAAAGTTAAtaccaaaaaattaaatgaGCAAAAGACTAAAAAACAATCTG GCAATTCTTTGAAAGAACCTTATGATATTTCAAAACAAGGTTCTAAATCTAAGGATGACTTGTTGAATTTATGTAATGATGAAAATAAAACTTCAACTTCTACCGGAGAGCCGAAAAAAATAAGCGTTGGAATAAGTCCTAAATTTATCGATAAATATAATGAAGTTAATGGATATAATAAACAGTTAATTATGGGAAAGGGGACGCGAACGAAGGAGCAACAAGTTTTTAAACCACATTTTTCTACATTTAATGATAGCGgtaataatagcagatcctctATAGGAGGGTTAGATGACAAATCTAAATCTGTTGCTACAAAGTTAAAAGTATCTAGAAACGAATCAGATAAAAAGGGCAATGAATTAGATGATACAAAAAAGTGTCATAAAGTTCAAATAGCACGCACTCAGTCATATAATTATCAGTATATCAGAAGTAAACCATCGGTAAAAtcacaacaacaacagcaacgatATTTAAAGAACGTAATTAAATCAGAAGAAACTagttcaattaaaaatacatcTGACTGTAATAATACCGCGTCTACTTCAATCGAGAATTCGTCTAAGAAAAAATGTGAAAGTCAACAGAGTATAACGAATAAGCAAGTTAGCGATATACATTCGACTCACAGTATTTCCGGGAAAAGTATTAAGAATTCAAATGTTCCAGAATGCAGTATAGGCGAAAGGAATGCCGGAAAGTCAAGCTCTGTCTCGTGTAAACGAAATTACCAAAACTTAGCTAACGCAAAAAATATCGTTGAGAGAAATGTTAAAGATGATCAAACGCATACGCAAAAATTTAAGAGAGATTCTAACGTTTACAGACGTTCATCAACCGTTATCCCGACattttttaaagatttaagCGGACACGCGAAAACAGAGGATAGCAAAAAGAACGTTAGCGATAATAATTCAGCAAAGGATTATAAAGTAAAAGCTGTCAGCACGGCAGATGCAAAAGTACATTGTGAATCAGAAGGCTCAAGAGTATCAGTGTACTCGCATAAGACAAGTAATGGTGCTAGTAATATAAACAAGACTGATACATTAGATTCGTCTACTGTAAATAATGTACAGTCTGTAAAGTCATTAAATTCTTGTTCAGACAACACCAAAGATTCTATAATTGTAAATGTGTCACAAGAATTACAAGTTTCGCAAGTCTCTTGCAACAAAACTGAAGTACAATTTGTGAAGACTGAACAAGAAAAtactagtaataataatagcaataataaaaCAAGTACTAGTAATTCAGATACCAAATCAGTTAAATTCTCGGACAATGTTCAAGAAATTAATGTGATGCATCGATCAACGCCATCGTATTCAGATAATTCTATGcatcaaaataaaataccaattaatccattttattcgaatttacaaaatacatcTAACACGAGTGATGCTCAACAAATGGAAAACCATCAAAACGTACAAAATAAGAGTTATTTCGATAATAATGCTGCTCAATATAGTAATACAACAACCAATATGCAACATACCGAAAGAGATTTACAATTGCTGGATGTGGTACAACAAAAACCAGAACAAACTTCTCATATGACTCCACAGAATGTGTTGCCACAAAATAACAGTAACACAAGCATTGTAATGGGAAATAGATTACCTTATCAAAGTATGCCTGCTATGTATTTAAACCAGTATAATAATACACAAAATGTACCAAGGAAAACGGCCGACAGTACAATCATTTCTCAAAATGCGTTAATTTCAAGTACCGCTTCTTACAACGTAGAAAGTCAAAACGTTTTACAAAATGATCCTTCTAACATTCTGATGCATAATACTCAAACGTCTGTTTTACCGCCGCCAGGTTTTCACAATCATCCTGTAACTACCCAGCATAATCAATGGAATGTGCCGTTTCCGGATATGTTTCTGTTTGGAAATATGATGAATCCAGTTCCTCCTATGAACGTGCAGCTTCAAAACTCCAGACACGTGTGTGGCACAGATTACAACAACATCCAACAAACGGGTTATTTGCAGCACCCAATGTTTTACGTTCCGCCAATATGTATGCAGAGTTGGAATCCTCTATTGCAGTATCCCGCGCCtttgtttcaaaattctccatATGCTAATTGCAACACGTATCCTAATCAAGTATTATCATCACCTAATTTGGTAGATTCCGCTAATTGTCCCGTTTCAACGTCAATACAAAACAATACGTACAAACATTTTCAGCCAGTGCAGCAAATAGAGAATCCCCCAAACTTCTCTGTACCCGTTAAACTCGACAGTTACATGGGAAATATACAAGGGTGCAAGTCGAATAATATCAGAATGAAAGATAACTCGATGGACACTCACGCGAGGGTGAATCAGTACCGAGCTCCACTGCCAAACGAGTATCAAAATTGTTCTCAAGATGGTCAACTGATGGTGCCGTTCTCCTATGGAATCGCGATGGACTCGATGGCAAGAAATTGCCCACCAAACGTGCACATGCAAATGAGTCAGAAGTATGCACCGCACGCCCTAACTACCGCTAATTATCAAAGAATGCCAGAGACCTGTTCGCCGTTCCAAAACAATCAGGACTCCCACAATAGGAAAGATGACGTATCCAAaaatgattcagattgtatacCGCCAATGGTGTCGCCAAGGGAATGCATGTATTACGGAGTCAATTACTCTCGCAAGACCGATACGGTACAGCACTCGTCCCTGCGGTCTGACATGAAACCCGTTACATACAATATTCATTCGGTAAACAATCAACATTACGTTCCGCAATATCAAAGGAACAACGCGATTTATCATAACTCGACACCGAAAGAACTTTCAACCAGGGTAACTATGGGTCGCGGTATACGGAAAACAATGGATCAGTAA